The DNA region AAGATGGTTTTGAAATAGAACTTCAAAAAGATCTATGTTGTGAACTTCCAGCTCCTGCTTGTCCTCCAGTTCCAGCCCCTCAGCCTATTAATGTAAGTGTGGTTAATGAAGCCCATCCAAGTCAAAACACAAAGGCTAATAAACCTTGCATAAATAGCCCTATGGTAGGAACTTTTTATCAAGCACCAAGCCCAGGTGCAGCTCCTTTTGTAAAAACAGGTACTACAGTTAAAAAAGGAGATACTATTGCTATTATTGAAGCGATGAAGATTATGAACGAGATTGAAGCAGAATTTGATTGTAGGATTGTTGAAGTTTTAGTAGCTGATGGACAACCTGTAGAGTTTGGCATGCCTTTATTTTCAGTGGAGAAATTATAAAATGGAAATTAAAAGCATATTGATTGCTAATCGTGGGGAAATAGCACTTCGTGCTTTAAGAACGATTAAAGAAATGGGAAAAAAGGCAATTTGTGTGTATTCTCAAGCTGATAAAGATGCTCTTTATTTAAAGTATGCTGATGCGAGTATTTGTATAGGTAAGGCAAGAAGTTCTGAGAGTTATTTAAATATTCCAGCCATTATTAGTGCAGCTGAGATTGCAGAAGCAGATGCTATTTTTCCAGGTTATGGATTTTTAAGTGAAAATCAAAATTTTGTTGAAATTTGTGCAAAACACAATATTAAATTTATTGGTCCTTCAGTAGAGGCTATGAATTTAATGAGTGATAAATCAAAAGCTAAGCAAGTTATCCAAAGAGCAGGTGTACCTGTAATTCCAGGGAGTGATGGTGCTTTAGCAGGAGTTGAAGCAGCAAAAAAATTAGCTAAAGAAATTGGCTATCCTGTAATCTTAAAAGCCGCTGCAGGAGGCGGAGGTCGTGGTATGCGTGTAGTTGATAATGAAAAAGATCTTGAAAAAGCATATTGGTCTGCTGAAAGCGAGGCTATGACAGCTTTTGGTGATGGGACTATGTATATGGAAAAGTATATCCAAAATCCACGCCATATAGAAGTGCAAATTATAGGAGATAGTTTTGGCAATATTATTCATGTAGGCGAAAGAGATTGTTCTATGCAAAGGCGCCATCAAAAGCTTATTGAAGAATCTCCTGCAATTTTGCTTGATGAAAAAACCCGTACAAGACTTCATCAAACAGCCATTAAAGCTGCTAAAGCTATAGGTTATGAGGGTGCTGGTACTTTTGAGTTTTTGGTTGATAAAAATTTAGATTTTTATTTTATTGAAATGAATACGCGTTTGCAAGTTGAACATTGTGTAAGTGAAATGGTCAGTGGTATTGATATTATAGAGCAAATGATCAATGTTGCACAAGGTTATGCTTTACCTTCTCAAGAAAGTATTAAACTTTGTGGACATTCTATAGAGTGTAGGATCACAGCTGAAGATTCTAAGACTTTCTTGCCAAGTCCAGGTAAAATTACTAAATATATCCCACCAGCAGGACGCAATGTAAGAATGGAAAGTCATTGTTATCAAGATTATAATGTTCCTCCTTATTATGATTCTATGATAGGCAAACTTGTGGTTTGGGCTCAAGATCGTAATAAAGCTATTGCTAAGATGAAAGTAGCTTTAGATGAATTGCTTATAAGTGGGATTAAAACCACTAAAGAATTTCATCTTTCTATGATGGATAATCCCGATTTTATCAATAATAATTATGATACAAATTACCTTGCAAGACATTAATTTCCTTATAAATAGGAAATTAATTATCTTAAATATTCTATATTGATTTTAGAGCGTAGTTTTTCAAAATAATCTTGTATAAAATTTTGTCTTTGTTCGCTAATATAAGCGTTTAAAACTTCATTTTTTATTTGTTCAAAGTCAGGAATTTCTCCTGCGTTTTTGCTTTCAATTTCATAAAGTTCATAGCCATTTTTTCCATTTAAAACAGGTGAAAAAGCTCCATTAGGGATTTGTGATAAAAGCCCTAAGAGTCGTGGATCGGTATTGCTTGTATTTAAAGCGATTTTTTGTGCTTTAAGTATAGTTTTTTTTGTGTTTTTAATATTTTCTAGAATTTGGGGATTGTTAGATCGGTAAATTTTAGCATCAATTTGTGTGTAAAAGGTGAATTTATCTTTGTTTTGTTCAAAAAAATTTTTTGCTCCCTCATCGCTAAAATCAGTTTTAGACATATTTGCAATTTTTTCATAAAGTTTTCTTTTTTCTAAATCTTTTTTGAAATTTGCACGAAATTGTTCATAGCTTTGATTTTTAGATTTTAAAGTGGCTTTAAAATCATTTAAGTTAGTTTTATTTTGCAAAAGCATTCTATTAATAGCTTCATCAAGTTCTAAGTCATTAACAACAATATTTAATTGTCTTATTTGTGAGCTTTCCATTTTTTCATTAATGAGTAGAGCTAAAGCTTGATTTTTATCAATTTTTAGTGTTTTAATGGTTTGTTCTATATCATAAGTAGTAATGGGTTCTTTATCTACAACTATAGCTATGGCATTAATGGTATTAGCACTAGCTAAACTTGCAAAAAATACAAAACTCGATAAAATTTTTTTCATTTCAAACCTTTATTTAAGTATAAATATCGCATTATATCAATAAAAATTTAAGAAAAGGCAAAAAATGCATGAAAAACTTATAACGCGTTTTGCTCCAAGTCCAACAGGATATTTGCACATAGGTGGGCTTAGAACCGCTTTGTATAATTATTTATACGCAAGAAAAAAAGGCGGGAATTTTTTACTTCGTATTGAGGATACGGATTTACAACGTAATTCTAAAGAAGCTATGCAAGCTATTATGCAAGCTTTTAAATGGTGTGCTTTGGAATTTGATGGGGAAGTAATTTATCAATCTGAACGTTTTGATATTTATAAACAATACATAAAAAAACTTTTAGATGAAGGCAAGGCTTATTATTGTTATATGAGCAAAGAAGAGCTTGATGCATTGCGTACTAAGCAAGAAGCACTTAAAGAGCGTCCAAGATATGATGGAAGATATAGAGATTTTAAGGGTACTCCTCCACAAAATATAGATCCTGTAGTACGCATAAAAGCTCCTCAAAGTGGCGAGATTAGTTTTGTGGATGGGGTTAAAGGTGAGATAAAATTTAAAGTTGAAGATATTTTAGATGATTTTATCATAGCGAGAAGTGATGGGACTCCAACTTATAATTTTACTGTTGTAATTGATGATGCTTTAATGGGTGTAAGTGATGTAATTCGAGGAGATGATCACCTTTCTAATACACCTAAGCAAATTGTAATTTATGAGGCATTAGGATTTAAAATTCCTCGCTTTTTTCATGTGGCTATGATACATGGAGAAGATGGTAAAAAACTTTCAAAAAGACATGGTACTACTGATGTTATGGAATATAAAAAAATGGGAATCTTGCCTCAGGCTTTATTGAATTTTCTTGTGCGTTTGGGCTGGAGTCATGGTGATGATGAGGTTTTTTCTATAGAAGAACTTAAAAAACTCTTTGATCCTTATCATATTAATAAAAGCGCTTCTTGTTATAATTTTAAAAAACTTGAATGGCTTAATGCTTATTATATTAAAACTTTGCCTTTTAAAGAGATCAATTCTCAGCTTAAAGAACTTGGTTTTGATTTATCTATTTATGAAAAAGCAGGATTTTTGCTTGATTTATTAAGAGAGCGTGCTAAAACCTTGCATGATATTATAAATGGCGCAAAAAATATTATAAATGCACCAGAACATTATGATGAAAATGCGGTCCAAAAATTTATTAATGAGAATAATTTAAAATTATTAAGTATTTTTGCTCACGAACTTCAAGATCAAAAAACCAGTAAAGAATTTGAAGATTTTACTAATCATTTTTTAGAAAAACAACAAGCAAAATTAAAAGATTTAGCACAAGCTATACGTATAGCTTTAATAGGTAGTGCTGTTAGCCCAAGTATTTTTGAAGTATTAGAATTTTTAGGTGTACAAGAGTGTAAAAAAAGAATAGAAAATTTTTTAAAATCGAGGAGATGATAAATGAAATTAGAAGAAGAGGCTTTAAAATATCATTTAGGCGGAAAGATTGATATTGTACCAAGTAAAGCAATGAATACAAGTTATGATTTATCTTTAGCTTATAGTCCAGGAGTTGCACAACCTTGCCTTGAAATAGCTAAAGACGAAGAACTTGCTTATACTTATACTAATAAAGCTAATCTTGTTGCTGTTATAAGTGATGGATCAGCAGTTTTAGGACTTGGTAATATAGGGGCTCAAGCTTCAAAACCTGTTATGGAAGGTAAGGCTTGTTTATTTAAAAAATTTGCTAATGTTAATGCGTATGATATAGAGATTAATGTTCATAGTGTAGAAGAAATTGTAGCTTTTTGTAAGGCTTTAGCCCCAACAGTGGGTGGGATAAATTTAGAAGATATTGCAGCACCAAAATGCTTTGAAATTGAAGCGGCTTTGCAAGATCTTGGAATTCCTGTAATGCATGATGATCAACATGGAACAGCTATTATTTCAACTGCAGGACTTATGAATGCTATGGAAATAAGTGGTAAAAAATTTAAAGATATAAAAGTAGTTGTAAGTGGTGCTGGTGCTGCGGGTATTGCAAGTGCTAGAATGTATAGGAATTTAGGCGTAGAAAATATTATTTTAGTAGATACTAAGGGTGTGATTTCTAAGGATAGACAAGATTTAACTCCTCAAAAACTTGAATTTGCTATAGAATCTAAAGAAAAAACCTTAAAAGAAGTACTTAAAGGAGCTGATGTTTTTTTAGGGCTTAGTGCTCCAAAAATTTTTGATGATGAAATGATTTTAAGTATGGCAAAAAATCCTGTAATCTTTGCTTTGGCAAATCCTATTCCTGAGGTTATGCCAGAAGATGTTATAAGACTTAGAAAAGATGCTATTGTAGGAACAGGAAGGAGTGATTATCCAAATCAAATCAATAATGTTTTAGGTTTTCCTTTTATTTTCCGTGGAGCTTTAGATGTACGTGCAAGCAAGATTACTGAAAATATGAAAGTGGCCGCTGCTAAAGCTTTAGCAGGTTTAGCTAAGTTAGAGCTTAGTGCTGAGGTAAAAAAAGCTTATAATCTTAGTGCTTTAGAATTTGGAAAAGAATATATCATACCAAAGCCTTTTGATGAAAGGGTTAAAGCAGCAGTTAGTACAGCTGTTGCAGTAGCAGCAATAAAAGATGGTGTTGCTAAGATAAAAAATTTTGATGAACAAACTTATTTTGAAAGTTTAAAATAATATTAAAATTAAAAACAGGTTTGGGGTTTTAACAAATAACGATGATTTTTGGAAAAATTGATTATATTAATCTTTTGCCTTTACATGTTTATTTAAAAAAATATCCCTTGCCAAATGCTTATAAAGCAAGTATGGAATACAAAAAAGGTGTTCCAAGTAAGCTTAATAAGGATTTATTTTATAGAAGGATTGATGCGGCTATTATTTCAAGCATAGAAAGTGTGAGAAAAAAATATAAAAATTTAGATTTAGGTATTTGTGCGAATAAAAAAGTTTTAAGTGTTTTAGTAGAAAAAAATACATTAAATTCTAAAGATCCAAGTTCTGCAAGTTCAAATGCTTTAGCTAAAGTTTTAAAGCAAAATGGCAGAGTTATTATAGGTGATAAGGCTTTGCAACTTTATTTGAAAAATCCTTCCAGATATATAGATTTGTGTGAAAAATGGCATGAAAAAACAGGTTTGCCTTTTGTTTTTGCTAGATTTTCTTGTGTGCAAAAAAAAGTTTTGTATGAAAAGATTTTTAAAAAATTTTTAAAAACCAAGGTTAAACTTCCTTATTATATAATGCAAAATTATGCTAAAACAAGAAATTTAGACATAAAAGATTTAAGATATTATTTAGATGAGGTGATTTATTATAAAATTTCGACTAAGGAAAAAATGGCTTTAAAGCGTTTTATAAAATATTGTAAAGCCTTAAATTAGCTTTAAATCAATGTTCAAATTCTCTGAGTTCTTTAACTGTTCCAAGCAGTATAACAACATCTCCGCTATAAACTGTTGTGGTTTCTAAATCAGGAAGTATTTCCCAATCACTGTTTAATTTTTTATAAGAAATTACTTTCATATTTTGTGCTACATGTTTTAAAGAATTTCCTGCTAGTTTTTCATCTATATTGATTTTAATAGCACGTATGGTATTAGCTGAAAGATCAAAAACTTCATAATCAGTATCTTTGGTTAAAAATTCTTTTACCAATCTTTTGGCACTTTCTTTTTCAGGGTAGATAACTTTTGTTGCACCTAATTTAGAAAGAATTTGACCATGAATATTTGAAGTGGCTTTAGCAATAATATTTTTAACACCTATATCTTTAAGTGCCATAAGAGTAAGAATTGATTTTTCAACATTTTCCCCTATGCTTACTATAACTACTTCAACATCATGAAATCCTGCTTCTTTTAAGGCTAAAATATTAGTAGAGTCTAAAATATAAGCATAGCTTGGAGGGTTTTGTATATTTTTTAAAGTTTCTTCATCTTTATCCGCAACAATAACAGTATGCCCACCAGCAATAAGTTCATCTGCAACAACTGAGCCAAATTTCCCAAGTCCTATGATTCCATAATTGAGATTTTTCATATTTTTACCTTTATAAATTAACTTTTCCTTCAGGGAATTTAAGGTGTATGGCTTTATCTTGCTTAAATACTGAGAGTAAAAAAGCAAAAACACCTATTCTTCCACTTAGCATCATAATAATAATAATAATTTTACTAGGATTGCTAAAAAGTGCACATAAAGAGAGATTTTCGCCGTTTCCAACTGAAATACCTACAGTGGCAAAAGCTGAGGAGGTTTCAAAAAGCAAGACAATAAAGTCAAATTTTGATTCTAATAAAGAAAGTAAAATAACAGCTATAACTATATAAACTGCCGATCCTACTGCTATGATAAAAGCTTTTGATATGGTTTCTCTTGGAATTTCGTGTCCAAAGATTCTTACTCTTCCATCACGAATGCTCCAGTAAGTATAAAGGAGTAAAACCATTACTGTAGTTATTTTCATGCCTCCAGCAGTCCCACCCGGTGCACCGCCAATAACCATAAATAAAGACCCAAAAAATAAACTTGCATCATGTAAATAACTTATATCTAAAGTATTAAATCCAGCAGTACGGTAATTAATAGCAGTAAAATAAGAACTTAAAATTTTATCAAAAAAGGAAAAATTTCCTATAGTGTGAGGATTAGAATACTCAAAAACAAAAATGATAAGTGTTGAAGAAATTATAAGAAAAAGGTTTGCTACAACAACGATTTTTGTGTGCAAGCTTAAAGTTTGTAATTTTTTTCTTTGAAAAAAATATAATTCAACTAAAACAAAATAACCAAGCCCACCAATAATAATTAAAGAAGTCATAATTAAATTAATTGTTATATCGTGTTTATAAGCTGTAAAACCATGGTCAAAAATCGTAAATCCTGAATTATTAAAAGCACTAATAGAATGAAAGATTCCAAACCATAGGGCTTTTTTAAAATTCATTTCTAATGCAAAGCGCATGGTAAGGAGTATGGCGCCTATTAATTCTATGATAAAAATAAAAAGTAAAACCTTTTTAAAGAATTTAAATAAGCCATCCATAGAGGGATATAATAAGGATTCTTTTAGCAAATTTCTTGCATTAAAACCCACTTTTTTTCGTATGAGTATGTAAACAAATAGTCCTATACCCATGTATCCTAATCCACCAATTTGCACTAGGGCTAAAATGATGATTTGTCCTGCTAAAGTAAAATCAAGAGCAGTATTTTTTACTATTAAGCCTGTCATGCTAACAGCAGAAGTGCTTGTGAAAAATGCATCTAAAAAATTAATAGGGGTTTTATGCGCCCAATTTGAATATAAAAGTAAAGATCCAAATAAGGCAATAATAATATAACCTAGCAATAAAATTTTAAAAGTTCGTCTATCTAATCCAAATTGTTTCAAAAAAATCCTATTTGATATTGATTTAAAAGGGTATTCTATCTTATTAAAACTTTAAGGGAAATAAAATTTTCTTCTTGTATTTAAACTTAAATTAAAGAAAAAAAGATAGAATTATATTTTTATTTAAAAATAGTGGTTGGATAGCTCAGTCGGTAGAGCAGCAGACTGAAAATCTGCGTGTCGGCAGTTCGATTCTGCCTCTAACCACCATTTGATATATTTATTCATATCTTTTTAAATCTCACATCCATTCATTTTAAAATCTTTATTAAGTATGTGTTAAGTTTATGAATTTTTAGGTAAAAATTTATCCTAAATTATATGTAAAAGAATTATTATACTTAAAAGGTGTGATAATAAAAGATTGTTAAGAAAATTAATAAATAAGCATTTATTTTATCAAGCAATAAAATAATGGTGGATTTAGCAGGACTCGAACCTGCGACCAACCGGTTATGAGCCGGTTGCTCTAACCAACTGAGCTATAAATCCCCGCTTAGTTATGAAAGACAAAATTATACTCTATAAATACTTAAAAATATTTTACTTAGCCTTAATATCTGTCCAAAAATATCTAAAAGTGATTAAATGTTGTAAGATTCCAAAAAAAATCATAAAAATAGTAAAGGAGCTTCCCCCATAACTAAAAAAGGGTAGTGGAATACCAACTACTGGTGCAAAACCTATGGTCATAGAAATATTAACAGCAGCATAGATAAAAATAAATAATGCAACGCAATTAATTGCAACTCTAGCAAAATAATCGTCTTTAAGTTTGTAATTTAAGCTAAGCAAATGAAAGATAAGTAAAATATAAAATATGATTAAAGTTACTCCTCCAACAAATCCAAACCTTTCTATCATATAAGCAAAGATAAAATCACTTGTTGAGATGGGTAAAAATTTAAAATGTGTTTGGGTTGCTTCATCTTGAGATTTTCCAGTTAATCCTCCATTGCCAATGGCTATCATTGACTGTGCTACTTGATAGCTTGGTTTTTCTGAAATAAAATCATGAATTCTTTGTTTTTGATAGGGTTTTAAAAGATGTGTGTAAATAATAGGGGAGCTAATGCCAATAGCAAGGATAATGCTTAGCCAAATTTTATAATGCACCCCCATAATAAAAAGCACTCCAAAGCCCACAAGCAATAAAACCATAGCACTTCCTAAATCAGGTTCTTTTGCAATAAGCAAAAAAGGCAATATAATATAAATGCTAAGTTTGATAAAAGATTTAAGTTTATATCCATTTTTTGGGGGCGGGTTTTGGTAAATAAGATAAGCAAGCATTAAAATAAAACT from Campylobacter hepaticus includes:
- the accB gene encoding acetyl-CoA carboxylase biotin carboxyl carrier protein, whose protein sequence is MTKEEIKELVNLFAEVSISKIKIKKQDGFEIELQKDLCCELPAPACPPVPAPQPINVSVVNEAHPSQNTKANKPCINSPMVGTFYQAPSPGAAPFVKTGTTVKKGDTIAIIEAMKIMNEIEAEFDCRIVEVLVADGQPVEFGMPLFSVEKL
- a CDS encoding acetyl-CoA carboxylase biotin carboxylase subunit, with product MEIKSILIANRGEIALRALRTIKEMGKKAICVYSQADKDALYLKYADASICIGKARSSESYLNIPAIISAAEIAEADAIFPGYGFLSENQNFVEICAKHNIKFIGPSVEAMNLMSDKSKAKQVIQRAGVPVIPGSDGALAGVEAAKKLAKEIGYPVILKAAAGGGGRGMRVVDNEKDLEKAYWSAESEAMTAFGDGTMYMEKYIQNPRHIEVQIIGDSFGNIIHVGERDCSMQRRHQKLIEESPAILLDEKTRTRLHQTAIKAAKAIGYEGAGTFEFLVDKNLDFYFIEMNTRLQVEHCVSEMVSGIDIIEQMINVAQGYALPSQESIKLCGHSIECRITAEDSKTFLPSPGKITKYIPPAGRNVRMESHCYQDYNVPPYYDSMIGKLVVWAQDRNKAIAKMKVALDELLISGIKTTKEFHLSMMDNPDFINNNYDTNYLARH
- the gltX gene encoding glutamate--tRNA ligase, with product MHEKLITRFAPSPTGYLHIGGLRTALYNYLYARKKGGNFLLRIEDTDLQRNSKEAMQAIMQAFKWCALEFDGEVIYQSERFDIYKQYIKKLLDEGKAYYCYMSKEELDALRTKQEALKERPRYDGRYRDFKGTPPQNIDPVVRIKAPQSGEISFVDGVKGEIKFKVEDILDDFIIARSDGTPTYNFTVVIDDALMGVSDVIRGDDHLSNTPKQIVIYEALGFKIPRFFHVAMIHGEDGKKLSKRHGTTDVMEYKKMGILPQALLNFLVRLGWSHGDDEVFSIEELKKLFDPYHINKSASCYNFKKLEWLNAYYIKTLPFKEINSQLKELGFDLSIYEKAGFLLDLLRERAKTLHDIINGAKNIINAPEHYDENAVQKFINENNLKLLSIFAHELQDQKTSKEFEDFTNHFLEKQQAKLKDLAQAIRIALIGSAVSPSIFEVLEFLGVQECKKRIENFLKSRR
- a CDS encoding malic enzyme-like NAD(P)-binding protein, which codes for MKLEEEALKYHLGGKIDIVPSKAMNTSYDLSLAYSPGVAQPCLEIAKDEELAYTYTNKANLVAVISDGSAVLGLGNIGAQASKPVMEGKACLFKKFANVNAYDIEINVHSVEEIVAFCKALAPTVGGINLEDIAAPKCFEIEAALQDLGIPVMHDDQHGTAIISTAGLMNAMEISGKKFKDIKVVVSGAGAAGIASARMYRNLGVENIILVDTKGVISKDRQDLTPQKLEFAIESKEKTLKEVLKGADVFLGLSAPKIFDDEMILSMAKNPVIFALANPIPEVMPEDVIRLRKDAIVGTGRSDYPNQINNVLGFPFIFRGALDVRASKITENMKVAAAKALAGLAKLELSAEVKKAYNLSALEFGKEYIIPKPFDERVKAAVSTAVAVAAIKDGVAKIKNFDEQTYFESLK
- a CDS encoding MqnA/MqnD/SBP family protein is translated as MIFGKIDYINLLPLHVYLKKYPLPNAYKASMEYKKGVPSKLNKDLFYRRIDAAIISSIESVRKKYKNLDLGICANKKVLSVLVEKNTLNSKDPSSASSNALAKVLKQNGRVIIGDKALQLYLKNPSRYIDLCEKWHEKTGLPFVFARFSCVQKKVLYEKIFKKFLKTKVKLPYYIMQNYAKTRNLDIKDLRYYLDEVIYYKISTKEKMALKRFIKYCKALN
- a CDS encoding potassium channel family protein, translated to MKNLNYGIIGLGKFGSVVADELIAGGHTVIVADKDEETLKNIQNPPSYAYILDSTNILALKEAGFHDVEVVIVSIGENVEKSILTLMALKDIGVKNIIAKATSNIHGQILSKLGATKVIYPEKESAKRLVKEFLTKDTDYEVFDLSANTIRAIKINIDEKLAGNSLKHVAQNMKVISYKKLNSDWEILPDLETTTVYSGDVVILLGTVKELREFEH
- a CDS encoding TrkH family potassium uptake protein, whose product is MKQFGLDRRTFKILLLGYIIIALFGSLLLYSNWAHKTPINFLDAFFTSTSAVSMTGLIVKNTALDFTLAGQIIILALVQIGGLGYMGIGLFVYILIRKKVGFNARNLLKESLLYPSMDGLFKFFKKVLLFIFIIELIGAILLTMRFALEMNFKKALWFGIFHSISAFNNSGFTIFDHGFTAYKHDITINLIMTSLIIIGGLGYFVLVELYFFQRKKLQTLSLHTKIVVVANLFLIISSTLIIFVFEYSNPHTIGNFSFFDKILSSYFTAINYRTAGFNTLDISYLHDASLFFGSLFMVIGGAPGGTAGGMKITTVMVLLLYTYWSIRDGRVRIFGHEIPRETISKAFIIAVGSAVYIVIAVILLSLLESKFDFIVLLFETSSAFATVGISVGNGENLSLCALFSNPSKIIIIIMMLSGRIGVFAFLLSVFKQDKAIHLKFPEGKVNL
- a CDS encoding FtsW/RodA/SpoVE family cell cycle protein, encoding MFSLDRRILTHFDYMQPILFIPIILVSFFLIFEANPFLSEKQFVYTGIGLFAFMIFFFFPIRKFIWIIPVAYWINIFLLLSVDIFGVEKLGAKRWLEIPFTHFTIQPSEIFKPSFILMLAYLIYQNPPPKNGYKLKSFIKLSIYIILPFLLIAKEPDLGSAMVLLLVGFGVLFIMGVHYKIWLSIILAIGISSPIIYTHLLKPYQKQRIHDFISEKPSYQVAQSMIAIGNGGLTGKSQDEATQTHFKFLPISTSDFIFAYMIERFGFVGGVTLIIFYILLIFHLLSLNYKLKDDYFARVAINCVALFIFIYAAVNISMTIGFAPVVGIPLPFFSYGGSSFTIFMIFFGILQHLITFRYFWTDIKAK